The DNA region CGTCGACTACTTCGCCAACGGTGGCGAGAGCCATGTCGCGCAGATCGCCCCGGCGGGGGCGTGGCGGGTGTGGGCGGAGCCGGAGACGGGCGGCGAAGCGTACATCCCGCTCAGCCCGGCGAAGCGGGCCCGCAGCCTGGACATCTGGGAGGAGACGGGCCGCCGGCTGGGTGTCGGCGCCGGCCCGTCCGTCAGCATCGTGGTGAACAACCCTGCGCCCGAGCCGGCGTCGACGTCCGTCGAGCGTCGGCTGCGGACGGTGGCCCGCAGCGGGGTGCTGGCCGGATGAGCGGCCTGTGGGGCGCCGAATACTGGCAGGCCGACGGCGTCGACCTGGAGGGCTGGCGCTGGCTGGTCGAGTCGGTCGAGGACCGCATCCCCGCACGGGTCGGCAGCAACATCGCCATCCCCGGCCGCAGGGGCAGCCGATGGCAGGAGAAGCGCCTCAGTGAGGGTGGCTTCGTCATGACCCTGTTCGTGACGAACCTCGACGCCGACGGTGACGCCGCCGCGACGGCCGGGGAGCGGTTGGCGCAGGCCGCCGAGAACCTTGACGCGCTCGTCGCTCTGGTCGCCAGCGTGAAGGGCCGGGAGGTGACGTGGACGCGGCGCCGGTCGACGGGGCCGAGCGCAGTGGAGACGCTCACCGGGCTGGGCGAGGTCGTCGCCGAGATCCCCGTCGTCCGGTTCAAGACGGGCGAGCACAGGTTGACGTTGGAGGTGGTGATGGCCGACCCGTGCTGGTACGGCGACGAGGTCACCGAGGAGGTTGTGAAGGGCACGCCGCTCGTCGTGACGATGCCCGGCAGCGCCCCGGTCGAGGCGATGACCGTCACCTTCGCCGGGCCGCTCACCAACCCGGTGCTGACGAACACCGTCTACGCGCCGGACCTGATCCTCCAATACACCGGGACCATCGGCGAGGGCGACAGCGTGGTGCTCGACGTCGGCGAGTTCACGGCGCTCGCCGGCTCCACCAGCGTCATCGACAAGATCACGCACAGCGGGTCGGCCCGCTGGATGGAGCTCGTCCCCGGCACGCAGACGCTGACGCTCACCGCCGATGCCGGCACCGGCACCGCAACCCTGGCCTACCAGCCGCCCTACCTGATTTAGAGGAGCACACGATGGCGAGCGACTTCTATCAGAAGGGCCTCGAGCACTTCTGTCAGGGTGACATCGACTGGCTGAACGACGACATCAAGGTGGCGCTGGTCGATTCGGGCGCCTACACCGTCGACCTGGCCGCCGACGAGTATTTGGACGACATCGCCGGTGCCGCCATCGTCGCGACGTCCGACCCGCTGGTCGACAAGACCTGCACGCTCGGCGTGCTCGACGCCGCCGACGTCACCATCGAGGACGTGACCGGATCGACGGTAGAGAAGGTGCTGATCTACAAGGACACGGGCAACGCGGCGACGAGCATCTTGCTGCTCTACGGCGACGGGGTGGTGACGCCGAACGGCTCCGACGTGCTCATCTCGTTCCCGGCGAGCGGGAACAAGATCGGCGCGCTGGGCTAGGCCATGTCGACCGGCTACCGGTCGCACACCGGCTACCGAGCGGACCAGAGCTACGCCGACCAGCGGGTCGTCGCATGGGCGTCGGCCAACCCGACGCGAGGCGGCGGCGACTGGACGGTCGACCAGGTCTACGTCGTCGCCTGGTCGACTGTCGAGCGTGTTGCTGATGCCGGCTACCGCGACGGGACGATCACCTACCGGGCGGAGCGGCTTTACCGTGGGGCAACGCCCGGCGCTGGTCGGTGGACTGTCTCCCCGGCTGCCGGGCCGACCATTTCTTGGGCGTCCGCCGATCCGATTCGCGGGGCTGAACCGTGGACTGTCTCCCCGGCTGCCGGGCCGACGGTCGCGTGGGCGTCCGCTGGGCTGCCTCGCTCGGCTGCTTACGACGTGTCGTCGATCTACGACGGCGATGGCAGTTACGACGGCGACACTGTGTCGGGGCATGGCGGCGACTGGTCCGTCGACCCTGGCGTCTACCAGATCGAGTGGGCGGCCCCGATCCTGCTCGGCGGTGTCGGCCAGTGGACGGTCACCCCCGAGTACGTCGCCGCCAGCGCCCTGCACGGCTGGCAGGTCCGCGTCTACGACGACGACCTGTCCACCCTCCTCGCTGTCGTCCCCCGCCCGGCCGGCTTCGAATGGTCGATGGTGCTGTCCGACGTTGGGGCCGGCGCGGTGCTGCTCGACCCGACCGACCCGTGGGTCGAGCAGAACGCTGCGCTGCTCGACGGCGAGCACGTCTGGCAGTTCTGGTGGAAGGGCCAGCCCCGCTTCTCGATGTTGCGGGCCGACGTGGTCACCGACTTCGTCGACGAGGCGGGCGCCAAGCGCATCCTCGTCCAAGGGCCCGGCGTCGGCCAGCTGCTCGCCGACGCGGTCGTGCTGCCACCCGGCTACCCCGACCACGTCACGCTCAGCCGGGGCTTCACGAACGCCCGGGCGCTCAGCGTGTTCCTCGACCTGCTCGGCGAAGCGCAGAGCCGGGGGTGCGTCCCGCAGGTGACGCCGACGTTCACGGCTGGCGCCGACTCGGACGGCACCGCCTGGACGGACAGCGCCAGCCTGGAGGTCGAGCCGGGCGGCGACCTCTACCAGTGGATGAGGCAGTTCGCCGAGTGGGCCAACGCCGACTGGCAGGTCGACGAGCGCGGCCGGCTGCACGTCCGCCGGTCGTGGGGCCGCGACCTCACCGGCACAGTCGTGTTCCATCCGGGGCACGCTGTCCGCGACGCCCGCCGCACGTCGACCACCCGGGAGGTTCGCACCGTCGCCTACGTCGCCGACGCGGCCGGCCAGGTGACGGTGAGCGCAGCGACGACAAGCCGCCGCCGACGGGAGCGGTGGGTCTCGTCGTCCGGCGAGCTGTCCGACGCGACCCGCCGGCTGATCGGCTCGGCGGTCCTGGCCCGCCAGGCGGACGAGGCGACGTCCCGCACGGTGACCGTCCAGGCCGACGCGCCGAGGCGGGTGGTGTTCGACGACTGGACGTTGGGCGATACGGTCGCCTACGAGGAGACGCCGGGCACCTTGGTCAGCGCACGGGTGTCCTCCATCTCGTTCCGGCTGGACGACGCCGGCGCGACCTGCGAGGTGACGCTCGGCGACCTGCTCGAGCTGGCATCGGAGCGGATCGCCCGGCAGATCGACACGCTCCTGTCGCCGGGTCCGGTGCTGACGACACCGCCGACCGATCCGATCCCGCCGTCGGAGCCGGTGCTGGTGCAGCCGCCGGACGGGCTGACGGTCGGCACCCTGTCCGCGTTGGGTGTGTCCACCGCGACCCTGTCGTGGTCGTCGGTGTCGGGTGCGGAGGTGTACGAGGCGGAGGTCGAGCGGCTGGGCGCCGACCCGGTGGTGCTGTCTCGCACGTCGACGTCGACGGGCGCACAGTTCGAGCCGCTGGTGCCCGATACGGCGCATCGGGCGCGGGTGCGGACGGTGACCCGGTCGGGCCGCCGCTCCGACTGGTCGCCGTGGGTCGCGTTCACCGCTGCCGGTGACACGGGCATCCCGGCGGTGCCGGCGCAGCTGGTCGTGTCGGCGGGCCTGCGGAGCCTGGTCGTGTCGTGGCAGCAGGTCGCCGACGTCGACGTCGCCTGGGGCGCCGGGCAGTACGAGGTGCAGATCGACACGACGCCGGCGTTCACGTCGGCGCGCTCCCGGCTGGTCGGCGGCACCGTCGTCGCGTTCTCCGACCTGGAGCCGGCCACCGTCTACTGGCTGCGGGTGCGGGCGGTCGACTCGTCGGGCAATCCGTCGCCGTGGACGACGTCGCAGCAGACGGCGACGGTGACCGCGTCGTCGGCGGACCTGTCGGTCGGCTCGGTCGTCGCCGAGACGCTGGCGGCCGGCGCTGTCACGGCCGACGCTCTGGCCGCCGGGTCGGTCGTCGCCGGCAAGGTCGCCGCGTCGGCGATCACAGCCGAGACGATCGCGGCCAACGCGATCCAGCTGTCGAAGCTCTCCCCGGCCAGCCAGGTGATCGGCGTGACCGTCGACCTGGGGACGAACGGCCGGCTGCGGGCAGGCGACTACTACGGCGGCTCGCCCGGTGTCGTGTTCAGCCTGGATGGCATCTTCGCCGGCACCCTGTCCGCGAGGACGTTCGAGCTGCGTCGGGACGGCACCGCCATCTTCCGGGGCACGGTCGACGCCTCCCGGTTCACCAGCTTCGGCCAGTCCGGCAACGTCATCAACGTCAACGACGTGTTCACGGTCGACGGCAGCGGCAACCTCGTCGCCAACAATGCCCGGATCACGGGCGACCTGACGGGCGGCGGGCAGGGCTCCCGGTCGGGTGTGAACCCGGCGAACCCGGTCCGCATCTCCGGCGCGTCGATGGGGGATGTCGCCATCGGCGGGGCGAACAGTCGAGCGCAGTTCGGCAGCATCAGCATCGGCGCCTGGTCGGCCGGTGAGGGCGGCGCCACCGACGTCGACCAGATCAGGTGGACGTCCGGGGCGAGCATCTCGAACCGGAACGGCGGGCTGACGTTCAACGTGAACGGCAGCCGGGTCGCCACGCTCGGCGCCTACTCGACGGACGGCGTCCAGTTCGACGCCAGCCTGAAGGTCGGCACGCTGCGAGCCGACAACGTGTCGATTCTCGGCTACGGGACGCTGGTCATGGCCGGCCAAGCGCAGGTCGGCAGCCTGAAGGTCGGCAGCTTCAACGTCGAATGGCGGCTCGTCACGATCCCGGGCGGCGGCTCGGTCTACGCACTGTGCAAGGTGGGATGACGATGGATGTCGACGTGCAGCCGGTCGTCGACGGGCTGGGCCGGCGGATCGGCGAACAGGCCGTCCGCATCGCGATCCTCGAAGCGCAGCTCGCAGCGTTGACCGCCGAGCTCGCACGACTCCAGCAGACCGACCGTGAGGTGGACCGATGAGCACCAGCTTCCCGACGTCGCTCGACACGCTGACCAACCCGACGTCCGCCGACTATCTCGACACCGCGGGCGTCCTGCACGACGAACAGCACGCCAACGCCAACGACTCGATCGAAGCCCTCCAGGCGAAGGTGGGCGTCGACTCCTCAGCGGTGACGACGTCGCACGACTACAAGCTGCGGGTGGCGAACGCCTGGAGCGGCGTCATCTCCGCCGGCAACGTCAAGCGCGGGACGGGCTCGCCGGAGGGGGCGGTCACCGGCAACGTCGGCGACATCTACATGCGAACCGACGGCGCCGCCGGCACCGCCTTCTACGTCAAGGAGAGCGGCACGGGCAACACCGGCTGGCGTGCCCTGACCGACGACGTCGCCAAGAGCGTGGTGACGACGAAGGGCGACCTGATCGTCGCGACAGCGTCGGCGATGCCGGCCCGCCTAGCCGTCGGCACCGACGGCTACGTCCTCAACGCCCGCGCCTCCGCTACGCCGGGTGTCGCCTGGCGGGCCCTCACCTCCTGGCACTCCCACACGTTCGCGATCCCCGGGACCATCGACGCCGGCACCTACAAGGTGCCCTTCTTCGTGCCCGTCCACACGGGGACGACCGTCAAGCTGGTGTCCTGCCGGCATCGGATCAACGGCGGCACCAGCGCCACCTGCAAGCTGACGATCAACGGCTCGGACGCCACCGGGTTCACCGCCATGTCGGTCACCACGTCCAGCGGGCACACCGACCCGGCGGACGTGGCGCTCGCCGACGGCGACCTGATCGCCCTCGTCGTCACCGCCGTCGACGCCGCACCCACCGACCTGACCGTGTCACTAATCCTCGAGACGACGTACATCTGATGTCGTACGACAGCGAGGTTCTCGCCGACTCGCCGTGGGGCTACTGGAAGCTCCAGGACGACGTGGTCGACAGCAGCGGCAACGCCCGCGACGGGACGAAGGGCTCGAACGTCGCCTATGCGGACGGCCCGCAGACGGGGACGCGTGGGATCGTGCCGGGCGGCGGCACGAACAACACGAACGACGTCGTCGTCTGCCCGCTGTTCAACGTGTCGTCGGGCGGGACGTTCACGGTGGAGGCGTGGGTGTACGTGCCGGACACGACCGAGTCGGGCGGCTGGGTGGCGTCCGGCCCGGTCGACGGGGTGTCGTGGGTGTTCGGCGTCGGCAGCGGGGCGACGTTGCCGTCGTGGGGTGGTGGCGGCAACGAGTCCCGCATGTACGCGTACGCGATCGGCGACTACGGCAAGACGACCGACTTGGGGTCCGGCTGGCTGCACGTCGTCGACGTGGTCACCGCCGGATCGTGGCTGCGCTACGTGGACGGGTCGGCGCCGGACGGGGCGACCGGGCTCGGTTCGACCGGCACGCTCGCCACGGGTGATCTGAGGATCGGCGGTGTCGCCCACACCGGCAACAACGCCATGCTGTCGAACGCCTGGCGGGTCAGCCGGGTCGCGGTCTACACGACGGCTCTCGCCAGCGGCCGGGTGTCCGCCCACTACGACGCCCGCACGGCGATGATGCCCGCCGCCGGCTACCACATGGTCATCTGATGGCCGACGACCTGGCGGTGGGCAGGCTGACGGTCGTCGACGGCGCCGACATCCTCGCCGGCGATGTGACGCTGCTCGCCGGGTCGCTGCGCGTCCTCGTCGGCGGCGTCGAAGCGGCCGACGGGACGTCGACGTTCACAGCGGCCCGCATCGGCTACCTGGCCGCCTTGCCGGACGACGAGCCGTTGCAGGTGGCGGGCCGGCTGCTCGTCGGCCAACCGTTCGCCGGGTCCGGTGTGGTCGGCGGGGACGTGCAGACGTTCGCGACGTCCGGCCACGCCGCCGTCGAAGGCACCCTGCGCTGCGACCTGCTCAAAGCGCAGACAGCCATCCAGGTGGCCGGCGTGCAGGTGGTCGGCCCGCAGACCGTCGGCTGGGTCGCCGCCGACGAGGCCGAGACGGGCCGGGCGCGGGCCGGGTTCGTCCCTTCCACGGTGACGACCGCGAACCTGGCGAAGGTGCTCGCCGCGCTGATCGACGACCTCGGCGCCCACGGGCTGCTCGACGTCGTCGCCTACGGCGAGACGCCCTCCGGCGCACCCGAAGGGTTGGGTGTGCCCGCCAACTGGTCGGTGACCGTGTCGGCGAACGTCGCGGCGTTCGCGTGGCTGGCTGTGGCCGGGGCGACCGGCTACGACGTGGAGGTCGAACCGACCGGCGGCGGTGACGGGTCGTCGCAGTCGACTGTCGAGCTCGGCCTGACCGTCGCCCTCGCTTCCGGCACCGAGTACCAGGCGCGGGTGCGGGCGGTGGACGCCACCACGTCGGGCGCATGGTCCGACTGGGAGACGTTCACGACGGGCGTCGCGTCCTCCTGGTTCGACTGGCAGTGGACCGACTACGGCTTCAGCTTGGGCGACTTCTCCTGGTCGCTGAACCTGGGTGGCTACAACTTCTACAACAGCGGCCCGTCGACGAAGAATCCGTACGGCTAGGAGGCCATCTCATGACGACCGCATATCCGGGCGCGCTCGACGCGTTGACGAACCCGACGGCGGCCGACCCGCTCCACAGCCCGTCGCATTCGGCGCAGCACGCCAACGCCAACGACGCCATCGAAGCCATCCAAGCGGAGCTTGGTGTCGCACCGTCGGGCGCCTATGCGACGGTCGCGGCCCGCTTCACGGCGGAGGTGGCGGCGCCAGTCACGGCGCACGGCACGGTCGGTGCCACCGAAACCGTCTCGGCCGCGACCGGCCTGCACACGTTGACGTTGGACGAGGCGTTGACGTTGACGTGGGCGGACCTGGCTGCCGGACGGTCGTGGGTGCTGGACTTCACGCAGGACGGCTCTGGTGGCAACTCGATCACCTGGCCGGCGGGCATCAAGTGGGCGGGCGGCACACCGACCCTGCCGACGACGGCGGCAGCCAGGTTCGTGGTGCAGTGCTATGCGACGGGTGCGACCGACGCGTCTGTGGTTGGCGTGTACGTCGGGGCCTTGTCGTGAGGCTGCTCGGCTCGGCGGTGTCGCTGCCGACGGCGAACCTGCGCCACTGGTGGGATGTGTCGAACGCCTCCTCGTTCACGTTCGGGGTCGGCACGAAGGTCGCCCAGTGGAACGACCTGATCGGCGGCAAGCATTTCGTGCAGGCGACCGAGGCGGCCCAGCCGGCCCGCACCGGCACGCAGAACGGGCGGTCGACGCTGGTGTTCGGCGGCGATCCGGTCCACATGACCGCGGGCGCTCTCGCCGACTGGAAGTTCCTGCACAACGGCGACGAATACACGATCATGGCCGCCGTCAAGTTCGGGACGGTCGCCAACCCGGAGGCCATCTACGGGCTTATGGGGACGACGAGCGGGAACTCGGCTCTTGTGGGCGTCGAGGTGCGGTACGACGACCGGGTCGCGGCTGGGAACAACATGCTGCTCCACCAGGTGTCGTGTGGGTCCGTCGGGTTCTACGCCGTGTCCTACCAGCCGGCCAACGTGTGTACGGCGGGCGCTTGGCATGTGCTGTTCGTCGGCGCCGACCCTGACAATGCGACGGCTTCGTCACGCACGGCCCTGCGGGTCGATGGTGGCGCCGCCTTGGCATCCAACGCGGCGTCGACGGCCGTGTCGACGGCCAACCCGGCCGCCGTGTTGCATCTCGGGTCGGTCGCCGGCCCGTCCCTCTACATGGTCGGCGAGGTCGCCGAACTGCTCATCTACACCGGCATCCTGTCGGACGCGGTGCGCGATCAGGTCGAGGTGTACCTCGCCGCCAAGTGGGCGATCACGGTCGCATGAGCCGATGGTGGGCGGCGCTGCTCCTGCTCGCCGCCTGCCAGGCCGCCGTCACCCATCCGGTCCGACCCGGCCCGGTCAGCGTCGAAGTCGTCGAAGCCGCCGGGCCGCTCTGCTCGCACCAGACCATCTCCCGGGCCATGGTCGACGGGTTGGACACCAGCCGCGTCGAGGTGCGCTGGACGGTCATCCCCACGTTGGACTGCCGCCTGCCCTGGCCCGCCCTGCAGCAGGCCCTCGACCGGACGACCGCCGACGTGGTCGCCGTCCCGTACGGCAGCGAGGACGGCGCCGGCTGGCTCGACCTGCCGCCGGGTCCGCTCGTCTTGGCGGCTGCCGGCAACCGGCCCGGCCCGCCCATGAACCCAGCCGCCGACGTGGTGGCGGTGACCGCCGCCTGCCAGGGCGCACAGTGCCTGTGGGCGGCGGACGGCGACCTGCTCGCACCCGCCATGGTGGGCACGGTGTGGGGCGCCACGTCCGGCGCGACCGTCGCCGCCGCCGTGTGGGCCGCCGACCAGGCGGCCCGCTGCCAGACGATCGAGCTGCCACGGGCCGTCCACCCGGCGCTCCCATGCCCATGATCCGAGACGGCCAGTGACCCCGATCGCCGGGCCGCCCCGAGCCACGGCCGGCGAGGCGGCAGCGTGGGCTCACACCCGCGGCGCGCACCCCCTCGTCGACGGTGTCGCCCCGCTCTACTGGACGTACGCCCCGCAGATCGGCATCCGCCCCGAGGTCGCCTTCTGCCAGGCCATGCTGGAAACCGGCTGGCTGACGTTCGGTGTCGGCACAGCCGACGGTCGAGGGGTCGACGCCGGCTGGCACAACCCGTGCGGGCTGAAGGTCGCCGCTCCGAACCCGGCGGCGCATCCCGACGCCCCCGAGCAGCACCAGCGGTTCCCGACGTGGGAAGCCGGGGTGCGCGCCCACCTCGCGCACCTCGCCGTCTACGCCGGGCTGAAAGCCCCGCCCGGCTGGGCGGCGCCCCGCACAGCCGCCCCGTGGTTCCGCAGCGACCGCTGGGGCAAGGCGACCACCGTCGAACAGCTGGGCGGCCAGTGGGCGCCCTCCCCCGGCTACGGGACCCGCCTGGCCGTGCTCGTCGCCAGCCTGGCCGACACCACCCCACCAGACGAGGAGCAGCCCGTGGTCCCCGGCCTCACCCTGATCACCCGCAGCCAGATGGGCTGGCCGGCCACGGCGGCCGCACCCATCGACCCGCAGCGCCTCGAGCACTTCGCCGTCCACTACTCGACCGGCCGGACGCTCGGCGGGCACTCCGACTCGACCGGCGACATCGTTGCCTGGTGGGCGAACATCCGCGGCTACCACATGGGCCCGGAGCGGCGCTATGTGGACGTCGCCTACAACTGGGCGGTCGCCCGCCACCCCGACGATCCGGAGCAGGCGATCATCCTCGAAGGACGCGGGGAGGGACGCCAGGGCGGCCACACCCTCAACTGGAACTCGAAGGCTGTCGCCGCCTGCTTCCTCGGGGGCGACGACCCGGCCGTGTGGGATACGACCCCGGGGGTCGCCCGGGCGTTCGACTGGCTGATCCGCCTGCGCGAGTTCGTGACGCTGCGCCGCCCCCACCTGTCGGTGCGAGGCCACCGCGAGTTCCCCGGCCAGTCGACGTCGTGCCCGGGCGACGAGCTGCTGCGCTGGCTGCACGCCGGCCGGCCTGTCGCCCCCTACCCGGGCGTCGGCACCGCCGGCTTCGGGACTGTGCCCGTCCTCCCCCCGGCGGCCGCGGGGCAGCCCACGTTGCGGCGGGGTGACAGCGGGCCGGCCGTGACCCTCCTGCAGCAGCGGCTCGTCGTGCACGGCTGGGGGCTGCTCCTCGGCCCGGTCGACGGCCAGTTCGGCCGGCGCACCGAAGAAGTGGTCCGCCACCACCAGTACGCCAACGGCCTCCCCGTCGACGGGGTGTGCGGGCCGGAGACGTGGGGCACTCTCCTGTGACGGCCACCCTCGCGGTCGCGCAGGTGTCGGAGGGCCTCATCGTCCTCGCCCTGTCCACCATGGCCACCGTCGCCGTCGCCCTCGTCGGCTACGCGTTGAAGAAGAGCGTCGACCTGACCGCCGGCCTGGCCCGGGTCACCGCCGTCATGGAACGACTCGACAGGGAGATCGAGGCGCGCCACGAGGACCACGAACGGCGCCTCTCCATCGTCGAGCAGGTCCTCGTAAGCCGCCTGCCGGTGTTCGACAAGGCGAACATCGGCCTCGAACCGCTGGTGCCGGCGTCGCAGCAGCCGGACCCGACTGAGACGGCGGTGCCGCACCTTCGGGGAGGCCAGCATCCGTGACCGACACCCGCACGATCCGACTGGTCGTCCTGTTCCTCGGCGTGGCCACGCTGCTCGGGATCAGCGCGATCGCC from Acidimicrobiales bacterium includes:
- a CDS encoding peptidoglycan-binding protein, which encodes MTPIAGPPRATAGEAAAWAHTRGAHPLVDGVAPLYWTYAPQIGIRPEVAFCQAMLETGWLTFGVGTADGRGVDAGWHNPCGLKVAAPNPAAHPDAPEQHQRFPTWEAGVRAHLAHLAVYAGLKAPPGWAAPRTAAPWFRSDRWGKATTVEQLGGQWAPSPGYGTRLAVLVASLADTTPPDEEQPVVPGLTLITRSQMGWPATAAAPIDPQRLEHFAVHYSTGRTLGGHSDSTGDIVAWWANIRGYHMGPERRYVDVAYNWAVARHPDDPEQAIILEGRGEGRQGGHTLNWNSKAVAACFLGGDDPAVWDTTPGVARAFDWLIRLREFVTLRRPHLSVRGHREFPGQSTSCPGDELLRWLHAGRPVAPYPGVGTAGFGTVPVLPPAAAGQPTLRRGDSGPAVTLLQQRLVVHGWGLLLGPVDGQFGRRTEEVVRHHQYANGLPVDGVCGPETWGTLL
- a CDS encoding fibronectin type III domain-containing protein, with the translated sequence MADDLAVGRLTVVDGADILAGDVTLLAGSLRVLVGGVEAADGTSTFTAARIGYLAALPDDEPLQVAGRLLVGQPFAGSGVVGGDVQTFATSGHAAVEGTLRCDLLKAQTAIQVAGVQVVGPQTVGWVAADEAETGRARAGFVPSTVTTANLAKVLAALIDDLGAHGLLDVVAYGETPSGAPEGLGVPANWSVTVSANVAAFAWLAVAGATGYDVEVEPTGGGDGSSQSTVELGLTVALASGTEYQARVRAVDATTSGAWSDWETFTTGVASSWFDWQWTDYGFSLGDFSWSLNLGGYNFYNSGPSTKNPYG